One stretch of Argiope bruennichi chromosome 3, qqArgBrue1.1, whole genome shotgun sequence DNA includes these proteins:
- the LOC129963194 gene encoding glucose dehydrogenase [FAD, quinone]-like, giving the protein MGILISIIPSLLSLLTLLYLYSDNSFLPPTTNIVQHEYDYIIVGAGSAGAVVANRLSENPDIRVLLLEAGGAPKLKSEVPILAAQLQMTRNDWGYLTVPQKHSCFGLINRQMPWPRGKVLGGSSILNYMLYVRGNRRDYDQWARNGADGWSWKEVYPYFLKSEDNQDPHTAFNGYHGTGGYLTVNTPPFVTPLGYAFEQSALFMGYSVNDINGVRQTGATIPQGTIRRGSRCSTAKAFLSSAGKRPNLDIVINAFVTKILIDSDRRARGVLYDKDGHAFEALARREVIVSAGSVNTPQLLMLSGIGPKKQLKKFGIPVIADLPVGENLQDHVGSAGIHFVIDDPISLLPNRILSVKNFLKFITMGKGPLTVLGGCEGLAFVNTPFANHTDDWPDIEIHFISSSPSSDEGVSIRKVMGLTDEDFNAVYVPYIGKDTFTMYPVLLRPKSRGRIYLQSADPYVKPKIDPRYFSNPLDIKKLVQGMKICLKLGLQPPFLKMGSRLFETKFPGCEIYPLYSDLYLECVARTYTITIYHPVGTCKMGSPWDPTAVVDSHLRVIGIKGLRVVDASIMPTIVSGNTNAPVIMIAEKASDFIKLAQLGMEK; this is encoded by the exons tcggaGCTGGATCCGCTGGCGCCGTGGTGGCCAACCGACTTTCTGAAAATCCTGACATTCGAGTTCTACTCCTGGAAGCTGGAGGAGCACCGAAGTTGAAAAGTGAAGTACCTATCCTAGCTGCACAGTTGCAGATGACCAGGAATGATTGGGGGTATCTCACTGTACCGCAGAAGCACTCCTGCTTCGGCCTCATAAACAGA CAAATGCCCTGGCCTCGTGGCAAAGTCCTGGGAGGATCGAGTATCCTAAACTACATGTTGTATGTGCGAGGCAATCGAAGGGATTATGACCAATGGGCCAGAAATGGAGCTGACGGCTGGAGTTGGAAAGAAGTTTATCCCTATTTTTTGAAGTCCGAGGATAATCAAGATCCTCATACAGCTTTCAATG GATATCACGGCACCGGCGGTTACTTAACTGTAAATACACCTCCTTTCGTCACTCCTCTTGGATATGCATTCGAACAATCAGCCCTCTTCATGGGATATTCTGTAAACGACATAAATGGAGTTCGCCAAACTG GTGCTACGATTCCTCAAGGAACTATCAGAAGAGGTTCTCGCTGCAGTACTGCCAAAGCGTTTCTGTCTTCTGCTGGCAAAAGACCTAATTTGGATATTGTCATAAATGCTTTTGTCACAaag atccTTATTGATTCCGACAGACGTGCTCGAGGTGTTTTATATGATAAAGATGGGCACGCCTTCGAAGCCCTGGCAAGGCGAGAAGTCATTGTTTCTGCTGGTTCCGTGAATACACCTCAACTCCTCATGCTCTCCGGTATCGGACCCAAGAAGCAGTTGAAGAAATTCGGT ATTCCTGTGATTGCTGATTTGCCTGTAGGAGAGAATCTCCAAGACCATGTTGGATCAGCTGGTATTCATTTTGTCATAGATGATCCAATTTCTTTGCTGCCGAATAGAATCTTGTCTGTcaagaattttctcaaattcattacgATGGGAAAAG GTCCACTCACCGTCCTCGGAGGCTGCGAAGGTCTGGCCTTTGTAAATACTCCTTTCGCCAACCACACGGACGATTGGCCGGATATCGAGATCCATTTCATATCCAGCTCCCCCTCATCTGATGAAGGAGTGTCCATCAGGAAAGTGATGGGCCTTACTGATGAA GACTTCAATGCAGTGTATGTGCCATACATCGGAAAGGACACTTTCACTATGTATCCTGTGCTCCTGAGGCCAAAAAGCAGAGGAAGAATATACCTTCAGTCAGCAGATCCATATGTAAAACCAAAAATTGACCCACGTTACTTCAGCAATCCATTGgacattaaaaaattagttcaag GTATGAAGATTTGCTTGAAACTGGGACTACAACCTCCCTTTCTGAAGATGGGTTCCAGGCTCTTCGAAACTAAGTTCCCTGGATGCGAGATCTATCCGCTGTACAGCGATTTGTACTTGGAGTGTGTGGCTAGGACATACACCATCACTATTTATCATCCAGTGGGCACTTGCAAAATGGGAAGTCCGTGGGATCCAACAGCTGTCGTGGATTCTCATTTACG gGTCATAGGAATCAAAGGTCTGAGAGTGGTGGATGCTTCAATCATGCCAACAATAGTTTCAGGGAATACGAATGCCCCGGTCATCATGATTGCGGAAAAAGCATCGGATTTCATCAAATTGGCTCAACTTGGGATGGAAAAGTAA